The genomic DNA TGGATACAATTCAGGAAGAAGAATAACATGGAATGTGAGGAGACTAGAAGGTTGTGGGGAGACGGTCTCGCGGCATGTGAGGGAGTGAAACCATATGGATTGATTTATGTATATAAAGATTGAGATGGCGAAAAGGCAGCACATTGTGATAAAGCGTAGGGTCAAAGAAGGATAGAGACGAGAGTATACAAAAGATGGTAAAGATTCCCTATAAGAATAAGGAGGTAGAATGGAAATCAGGTTGGCCGAGGAATATTCTCTAAGACTAAAACACCTGCTAAATGGGGAAGAGAAAAGTCTGGGATTAGATATAACACGAAACATGTTATTAGAGAACGGGACAATTATCTCTACTCCACACCAAATAAAAGGGGAAACAGTGGTAGAGTGAAAGGTGTGAATTTAAAAAAAAAAGTGTGGAAAAATAAATAATAATCTATAAAACCGGATGAAAGAGTTGACCAGGAGAGATTATGTCTATGAGGCTGTGGCTAGGTATTAAGTAGTTATGTTTTTTGAAAAAGTTTTTATCTTTGTGTCAGAATACAACCTGGGCCAGGTGATTTGAGACCTTTTTCGTACAATGAACAAAGCAAGGGGAAGACATTTCTACATATAAAACTTTTCTTAGGTTTCTATTTCGGCCACACAGAAATCCATCGGTTATCCGTGTTAAATAGAAAAAAATTAGCGGTCAATATTTAGGCAACGTTTAAAAATGATAGAAGCAACTTGGACAGGGGGAATATCTTTGGACCTCGATGAAACCCGGTCAGTTTTCGCATGGCGCGCTTTTAATTAGAAAGAGCAATCGGGTAGGTTAAAACTCGAAAATAAGAAATGGGGTGTTTGGGGGTTGGGCAAAAAAAAGATGTTTCTTCACTGGCTTACTAAACTTTAGCAGGGCAAGGATTGACCGCCCGTGGACTCGTCCCGCGCCGGGCGATATGGCCACGCGTCGACTAGTCAGGGGGGGGGGGATATCATATAAACCACAGAACTTTAGAAAATCATCATTGTAACGAACGATACCGTCTCCCTGGTGGGTAATAACCATTTGCTTGGCATTGTCCATTACCAGTTCCAGGGCATACCCGCCAAAAAAATCAAAGGATTCAGTAAGGGCACGGATTACGTCGGCCGTGGTTATACTCTAAGAGAAGGCATAATATTTCATCCGACTACAGGATAAGACTACTTCACGGATATATAATTTGACTGGCTTCCGNGCAACCGGCAGCATCCACTGGCCACGCGTCGACTAGTCAGGGGAGGGGGGATCAGTTTCAACACGGGTAGTAGCTAATTTATCGGCCTTATCATCTTCTTTAAATGCTCGCAGGAAACGGTGTACACTGGATAAAGAGCCGTTATAGCCTTTTTGAACCAATTCTTTGTGGATTCTTGTACCAATATAGCCTTTATGGCCACGCGTCGACTAGTCAGGGGGGGGGGGATCAAGTTGTTTTTCATACTTTCTGGCCTTAAACTCCGGCGGATTAACATCTCTTAGGTACTTTCTAACGGTGTTCCTTGATACTCCCACTGTTTTGGCTATTTTCCTGATGCTAACCCCCTGGGCATACAGAGCTTTAATACGTTGCCATTTGTACATACTGACCACCTCTTTTGCATCCCCCTTTCGGGGGATATGGCCACGCGTCGACTAGTCAATCAGCAGGGGATCAGGGGTCAATTCTATTTTACGATCTATAACCGGCATTGACGCTGCAGTTTGGACTAGGACAATGCTGGATTTTTCGGCACCATAAGAGGATGACCTGCAACAGGGGTGCTGGAAAATCCCGACGGAGGCAGGTGCCGTTGCACCAGCAGGAAGCCGTAGCAGCGGGGAGCAGCGGCAAAGGCGCAGTACAATGGAGAGACATGGGAGAGTCACCTTCAGTTGTGCACCAAAGGCGGAAGCCTCCCGGCCCCAAGCTTGGGGCGGGAGGTTTGGAGGGTTGGGGTTGACCGCGGCAGCTGCCGCTTGGGTGGGCAGCCCGCTTCTCGGTGCAACCGTAAAGCCGCTGCAGCTGCAGCAGGACCCCAGAGCAATGCGAGCACTTTGCCGCAGACCGATGACCTCGGAGGCTACCCCAAAGTCGGTCTGCGGCAAGGTGCGGCCTTAGACCCAAGAGGAATACCCCGGTAGGCCGGAGCTGGTTGGTGGAGTGCAGTGCAGCGTGAGGGAGTGGAGCGGGGCTTGCGTCAAAGGGTAAGAGGAATGCCCTAGATTGGGCCGCTGGCCCGGCGGAATGAGCGGTAGCGGAACGGAACGGAGGCAACGAGCGGAGGCCTGACCCCAGAGCTGGACTGCCACGAGGCAGGGCTACAGAAGGACACATGAACGTTGGGGGGATCTGATGGTTTTCGTGGATAGGGTGAACGCATGAATAGAGGGCCTGGTGGCGGGCTGACCTGCACGGACCCCAGAAAATGGCCCGCACAGGACCCGTAAGAAGGCAGTCACCGGGAGCGGGGGAGGGGGTAAGTAGAGGGTTTAAATAAACCTTTCATACCCCGTTCTCGGTGTCTGCGGACCTGTGAGGGCCTTTGTGCCGACCCGATAGTTTTAGCCAGCGGAGGCTGGCACGAAGGCTAGGACCCAGAGGAAAGGCAGGGTGCCAGACCCCAGAGGCCTGACCCAATAGCAGAAGGCACGCTGCCGCAGGTGACCGGGACCCGTAAGCCCGGCGAGCACTCTGGGGGGAGCCGTGACCCCAGCGATTCGCCCGTGAGCGGCTGCCGCCAGTGTGCGGCTATAAGACCCCAGAGGAGAGGCAGGGTGCCGGACCTCTAAGGCTTGACCCGAAAGAAAAGGCACGCTACCGAGGGTGGCCCAAAGGGGCAGCTGCCCCTTGTTCATCGT from Desulforamulus hydrothermalis Lam5 = DSM 18033 includes the following:
- a CDS encoding helix-turn-helix domain-containing protein; this encodes MYKWQRIKALYAQGVSIRKIAKTVGVSRNTVRKYLRDVNPPEFKARKYEKQLDPPPPD